The following proteins come from a genomic window of Paenibacillus spongiae:
- a CDS encoding ABC transporter permease, which produces MKTSSPQSTLLLSKWKRIRKQYQLYLFLFPTILFFIVFHYIPMYGVTIAFKNFMASKGIMGSPWVGFEHFERFFSSYKFSTVMWNTLIINLYELIIAFPIPIIMALLLNQVANARFKKLVQTVTYAPHFISVVVIVGMLYLFLSPRNGLLNQLIVWFGGEPVFFMASAEWFKTIFVFSGVWQNAGWSMIIYLAALTAVSPDLHEAAVVDGASKFQRILHIDLPSLLPTIMILLILNIGSFMAVGFEKIYLMQNPLNIGSSEVIQTYVYQTGLLSAQYSYSAAVGLFNSVINFILLVGFNQLAKSLKQASLW; this is translated from the coding sequence ATGAAAACGAGTTCACCGCAATCAACACTTCTTCTGTCCAAATGGAAGCGGATACGCAAACAATATCAATTGTATTTGTTTCTGTTTCCGACGATCCTGTTCTTTATCGTGTTTCATTATATCCCGATGTATGGCGTCACGATTGCTTTCAAAAATTTCATGGCGAGCAAGGGGATCATGGGGAGCCCGTGGGTCGGATTCGAGCATTTTGAACGGTTCTTCTCCTCGTATAAATTTTCCACCGTAATGTGGAACACGCTCATCATCAACTTGTACGAGCTGATTATCGCTTTTCCGATTCCGATTATTATGGCGCTGCTGCTAAACCAGGTGGCGAACGCAAGATTCAAGAAGCTGGTACAGACCGTAACGTATGCGCCGCATTTTATATCGGTCGTCGTCATTGTCGGCATGCTCTACTTGTTCCTGTCTCCGCGCAACGGATTGCTCAATCAGCTGATTGTATGGTTTGGAGGCGAACCGGTCTTCTTCATGGCCAGCGCGGAATGGTTCAAGACGATCTTCGTCTTCTCCGGCGTATGGCAGAATGCGGGCTGGTCGATGATCATTTATTTGGCAGCATTAACGGCAGTCAGTCCGGATTTGCATGAAGCGGCCGTCGTCGACGGGGCAAGCAAGTTTCAGCGTATTCTGCATATTGATCTGCCGTCTCTCCTGCCTACGATTATGATCCTGCTCATCTTGAATATCGGGAGCTTCATGGCCGTCGGCTTCGAGAAAATCTATCTGATGCAAAATCCGCTCAATATCGGATCGTCGGAAGTGATTCAAACCTACGTCTACCAGACCGGTTTGTTAAGCGCCCAATACAGTTATTCGGCTGCTGTCGGTTTGTTCAACTCCGTCATCAACTTTATCCTGCTTGTCGGATTCAATCAGCTGGCGAAGTCGCTGAAGCAGGCAAGCTTATGGTAG
- a CDS encoding GntR family transcriptional regulator, with the protein MTKYDDPLARTMYTKDIVKKLRTDIILGKYKRGTRLIESKIAEQMGISRAPVRTSLQLLSQEGLVLSLSNGGTEVVGFSTRYCTDLFNLRLTLELQAVETLLASPTFHYRPIFDMMEQFEQLMNEKTEITSGLTSQLDIQFHRSLLIMSGNQPLLVAWNTMANILQAVLEITNMTKDSFTEFYEDHRRIVDLIIQRNPKCLDELREHITIARNIITDRISKTLED; encoded by the coding sequence ATGACAAAGTACGACGATCCTTTGGCCAGAACGATGTACACGAAAGATATCGTCAAGAAATTGCGGACCGATATCATACTAGGCAAATATAAGCGGGGTACCCGACTGATCGAGTCGAAGATTGCCGAGCAAATGGGGATAAGCCGTGCGCCCGTTCGGACCTCGCTCCAATTGCTGTCGCAGGAAGGGCTTGTGCTGAGCCTGTCCAATGGCGGAACGGAAGTCGTCGGCTTCTCGACGCGGTACTGCACCGATTTATTCAACCTTCGGTTAACGCTGGAGCTTCAGGCCGTCGAGACTTTGCTGGCTAGTCCGACCTTTCATTACCGTCCGATCTTCGATATGATGGAACAGTTCGAACAGCTCATGAACGAGAAGACGGAAATAACGAGCGGGCTGACTTCGCAGCTCGATATTCAGTTTCATCGAAGCCTGTTGATTATGTCAGGAAACCAGCCTCTTCTCGTTGCTTGGAATACGATGGCGAATATTCTTCAAGCCGTTCTGGAAATTACGAACATGACAAAAGACAGCTTCACGGAATTTTATGAAGATCACCGCAGAATCGTGGATCTCATTATCCAAAGGAATCCAAAGTGTTTGGATGAATTGCGTGAACATATTACGATCGCCCGCAATATTATTACGGATCGGATCAGCAAGACGTTGGAAGACTGA
- a CDS encoding carbohydrate ABC transporter permease — MTIKAHAKDRWFDFLNYSFLTLLMLIVLYPLYVIVISSVSDPNSVNAGQVWLLPKGFTLEGYERIFQDERIWRGYSNSLLYTSLGTAINVVLTLTAGYALSRNIVGRNWFMFLIVFTMFFGGGLIPSYLLIKELGMYNTIWSQVIPTAVGAWNIIITRTFFAQTIPNELHEAAEMDGCSDAVFFWKIVLPLSTPIIAVMVLFSAVGHWNSYFQALIYLREEALYPLQIVLREILIVNETQENALTAAQSDSEMLRIVDVMKYGIIIVACLPVLVLYPFLQRYFVKGVMIGSIKG, encoded by the coding sequence TTGACAATTAAAGCACACGCCAAGGACCGATGGTTCGACTTTCTGAATTACAGTTTCCTGACGCTGCTGATGCTGATCGTCTTGTATCCTTTATACGTGATCGTCATCTCGTCCGTAAGCGATCCGAACAGCGTCAATGCCGGCCAAGTATGGCTGCTGCCGAAAGGGTTTACGCTGGAAGGCTACGAACGCATCTTTCAGGATGAGCGGATCTGGAGAGGCTACAGCAACTCCTTGCTCTATACCTCGCTTGGAACCGCGATTAACGTTGTGCTGACGCTCACGGCCGGTTACGCGTTATCCCGGAATATCGTCGGCAGGAACTGGTTTATGTTTCTTATCGTATTTACGATGTTTTTCGGCGGGGGCCTTATTCCGTCTTACCTGTTGATCAAAGAGCTCGGTATGTATAATACCATCTGGTCACAAGTGATCCCGACCGCAGTCGGCGCGTGGAATATCATTATTACGCGAACGTTCTTCGCCCAGACGATTCCGAATGAATTGCACGAAGCGGCTGAAATGGACGGCTGCTCGGATGCGGTATTTTTCTGGAAAATCGTACTGCCTCTGTCAACGCCGATTATTGCGGTTATGGTGCTGTTCAGTGCCGTGGGACACTGGAATTCATATTTTCAGGCATTGATTTACTTAAGAGAGGAAGCGCTCTATCCGCTCCAAATCGTCCTTCGGGAGATATTGATCGTGAATGAAACGCAAGAGAATGCGTTAACGGCCGCGCAATCCGATTCCGAGATGCTGCGGATCGTCGACGTCATGAAGTATGGGATTATTATCGTCGCCTGCTTGCCGGTGCTCGTCCTGTACCCGTTCCTGCAGAGGTATTTTGTCAAAGGGGTCATGATCGGGTCGATCAAAGGATAA
- a CDS encoding extracellular solute-binding protein, with protein sequence MKTKQWTKIGLITTLAFSLLLSACSSDKNTNAGGAADKNGAKGADALGVNMTGLPIASDPITLKFMTTKAAQQKKPHEEMKVVKDFEATTNVHIEWDAAVEGYAEKKNLMFAGGELPDVFFGAESLTDDDLMKYGPQGMLIPLEDLIPTYAPHIQSILEANPEIKKMITAPDGHIYSIPQIQEGPEQALGDVMFINKAWLDKLGLPVPSTLDEFEHTLKAFKEKDPNGNNKADEIPFSFLYENALNGISSFHGAFGLLDSPAHISVKDDKVIFNPAQAEFKEATAFLGKLFKQGLIDKEVFTHDRNVYFAKGKNEGVPLYGVFSGFRAVNVVGPGYMDQYVPLPPLKGASGTQLWNGFNPHYFTRAGFAITSVNEHPEASLRWIDELYKEKNALQWTYGPIGTTLKENPDGKYSFLPTPEGMNFDEFRHSEAPGNTTATAILMATADKLESNEAKLERMEYLKVYEPFMQNTTYPNMLFSAEDTERMAILKADVMSYVLQMQPNWIMNGSVDKEWDGYIKKLDDMGMKEMLDILQSNYDRYQSLK encoded by the coding sequence ATGAAAACGAAGCAATGGACAAAAATCGGGCTCATCACGACGCTGGCTTTCTCGCTTCTCTTATCAGCCTGCTCGTCCGACAAAAATACTAACGCCGGCGGCGCGGCGGATAAGAACGGTGCGAAGGGTGCGGACGCATTGGGAGTCAATATGACCGGTTTGCCGATTGCATCGGACCCAATCACGTTGAAATTTATGACGACGAAGGCCGCCCAGCAGAAGAAGCCGCATGAAGAAATGAAGGTCGTCAAGGATTTCGAAGCGACAACCAATGTGCATATTGAATGGGATGCTGCCGTTGAAGGGTATGCGGAGAAGAAAAACCTGATGTTTGCCGGCGGCGAACTGCCGGACGTCTTCTTCGGCGCGGAAAGTCTGACCGACGACGATCTCATGAAATACGGCCCGCAGGGGATGCTGATCCCGCTGGAGGATTTGATCCCGACTTACGCGCCTCACATTCAGTCGATTCTGGAAGCCAATCCGGAGATCAAGAAGATGATTACGGCACCGGATGGACATATTTATTCGATTCCGCAAATTCAGGAAGGTCCGGAGCAGGCGCTGGGCGATGTCATGTTTATTAATAAAGCTTGGCTCGACAAACTCGGACTGCCGGTTCCGTCGACGTTGGACGAGTTCGAGCATACATTGAAGGCCTTCAAGGAGAAAGATCCGAACGGCAATAACAAAGCGGATGAAATTCCGTTTAGCTTCCTGTATGAGAATGCGTTGAACGGAATCTCGTCCTTCCATGGCGCCTTCGGCCTGCTTGACTCGCCGGCTCATATATCGGTCAAAGACGACAAGGTAATATTCAATCCGGCGCAAGCGGAGTTTAAAGAAGCAACAGCCTTTCTGGGCAAGCTGTTCAAACAAGGGCTGATCGACAAGGAAGTGTTCACGCATGACCGCAACGTTTATTTCGCCAAAGGGAAGAACGAAGGCGTTCCTCTCTACGGGGTATTCAGCGGATTCCGCGCGGTCAACGTAGTCGGTCCCGGTTACATGGATCAATATGTCCCGCTGCCGCCGCTGAAAGGAGCAAGCGGAACGCAGCTGTGGAACGGGTTCAACCCGCATTACTTTACCCGTGCCGGATTTGCGATTACGTCCGTGAACGAACATCCGGAAGCGTCGCTCCGGTGGATCGATGAGCTGTACAAGGAAAAGAATGCGCTTCAATGGACATACGGACCGATCGGCACGACATTGAAGGAAAACCCGGATGGCAAGTATTCATTCCTGCCAACCCCAGAAGGCATGAATTTCGACGAATTCAGACATAGCGAAGCGCCGGGCAATACGACGGCGACAGCGATTCTGATGGCTACCGCCGATAAATTGGAGAGCAACGAAGCGAAGCTGGAACGCATGGAGTACCTGAAGGTATACGAGCCATTCATGCAAAATACGACCTATCCGAACATGCTCTTCTCTGCGGAAGATACGGAGCGTATGGCCATTCTGAAAGCGGACGTGATGAGCTACGTGCTGCAGATGCAGCCGAACTGGATCATGAACGGTTCGGTGGACAAGGAGTGGGACGGCTACATCAAGAAGCTAGACGATATGGGGATGAAAGAAATGCTGGACATTCTCCAATCGAATTATGACCGTTACCAATCGTTGAAATAA
- a CDS encoding AraC family transcriptional regulator, whose protein sequence is MRFLEELSIAGGGTRNRQIALLIETSNEYGRGLLRGIHSYIRENKPWSIYMGEQSRSQTDLTWLSGWQGDGVIARIENEEIAAHIRRLGLPTVDLSASRLIPELHCVETDDQSIARLAVQHLMERGFKHFAFCGEERFTWSRQRQNHYVRLLEEYGLSCSINSLVYGKTWNEERRDMAAWVKSLPKPAGILVCYDILGQKLLEACRLAGVAVPDEVGIIGVDNDELLCNLSDPPLSSIVPNALETGYRAAALLEQMMNGERIESGITSIQPLDIVTRMSTDVVAVEDKLVADAVRFIRGKIYEDINVGDLLKVFPVSRRSFEGRFERSLGRTPHAFIVEMKVKLIKEFLTETELNLSMIAERIGFKHLEYMSVLFKRETGMTPNDYRQKAKGKTD, encoded by the coding sequence TTGCGTTTTTTAGAGGAGCTGTCCATAGCCGGCGGGGGAACGAGGAACCGGCAGATCGCCTTGTTGATCGAAACGTCCAATGAATATGGGAGAGGGCTGCTGCGCGGCATTCATTCCTATATTCGCGAGAACAAGCCCTGGTCGATCTACATGGGCGAGCAGAGCCGGAGCCAGACCGATTTGACCTGGCTGAGCGGCTGGCAGGGAGATGGCGTTATTGCAAGAATCGAGAATGAAGAAATCGCTGCCCACATCCGCCGCCTCGGACTTCCGACCGTGGATCTAAGCGCTTCCCGGCTTATTCCCGAGCTTCACTGCGTTGAGACGGACGATCAATCGATCGCCCGGCTTGCCGTACAGCATTTGATGGAGAGGGGTTTCAAGCACTTTGCTTTCTGCGGCGAGGAACGTTTTACGTGGTCCAGACAGCGACAGAATCATTACGTAAGGCTGCTGGAGGAATACGGCCTTTCCTGCAGCATCAACAGCTTGGTATACGGGAAGACGTGGAATGAGGAGCGGCGGGATATGGCAGCATGGGTGAAGTCGCTGCCGAAACCGGCGGGAATTCTAGTCTGCTACGATATTCTGGGGCAGAAGCTGCTGGAGGCCTGCCGCCTTGCGGGGGTAGCTGTGCCTGATGAAGTCGGCATTATCGGAGTGGATAACGATGAGCTGCTCTGCAATTTATCCGACCCGCCCTTATCCAGCATTGTGCCGAATGCGCTGGAAACGGGTTATCGGGCGGCGGCGCTGCTCGAGCAGATGATGAACGGCGAACGGATCGAGAGCGGCATTACCTCGATCCAGCCCCTTGATATCGTAACGCGGATGTCGACGGATGTCGTTGCCGTGGAGGATAAGCTAGTAGCGGATGCCGTACGCTTCATCCGCGGCAAGATTTATGAAGATATCAATGTCGGCGATCTGCTGAAGGTGTTTCCTGTATCGCGGCGGTCTTTCGAGGGCCGGTTCGAGCGTTCGCTCGGACGGACGCCGCATGCTTTCATCGTCGAGATGAAGGTCAAGCTTATTAAGGAATTTCTGACGGAGACGGAGCTGAACTTATCCATGATTGCCGAACGGATCGGCTTCAAGCATCTAGAGTATATGAGCGTGTTATTTAAACGGGAAACCGGGATGACGCCGAACGATTATCGGCAGAAGGCCAAAGGAAAAACCGATTAG
- a CDS encoding DUF6807 domain-containing protein — MNGNIMQTGALRVECKDHRLALYRQGQDTPLLVQLAEPDKRPYIHPILAPDGIGILTEDAPPHHPWQHGLYVGLNDVNGFGFWSEGLTGAPSDGTFHPLAISHVNATDNRAGWTVKTQWREPGGEAILVERQQWTFTDNGTDYELDMEWTLQAEKDIRFGESPYGGLFLRMPYREELGGCFTNSEGMGREEAEGQRARWGAVSMPIVGREDVAGIAIMDHPDNEEHPSPWRVDYQFGIAPSRSIAGAWQLADGQSSTSRYRVYVFNGDIQSAAIESNWQRYSGRQER; from the coding sequence ATGAACGGAAATATTATGCAAACGGGCGCTCTGCGTGTCGAGTGCAAGGATCATCGGCTTGCTCTATACCGCCAAGGACAGGACACGCCGCTCCTCGTACAGCTGGCCGAGCCTGACAAACGTCCGTACATACACCCAATACTCGCTCCGGACGGAATCGGCATCCTTACGGAGGATGCGCCTCCTCATCATCCTTGGCAGCATGGACTGTATGTCGGACTGAATGACGTGAACGGCTTCGGGTTCTGGTCGGAGGGCTTAACGGGCGCTCCTTCGGATGGCACGTTCCATCCTCTTGCAATTAGCCATGTCAACGCAACGGATAATCGGGCCGGCTGGACCGTAAAGACGCAATGGCGCGAGCCGGGCGGCGAGGCGATCCTGGTGGAGCGGCAGCAGTGGACCTTCACCGACAATGGCACCGATTATGAACTGGATATGGAATGGACTCTGCAAGCGGAGAAAGATATCCGCTTCGGTGAATCGCCATACGGAGGATTGTTTCTGCGCATGCCTTACCGGGAGGAACTCGGGGGCTGCTTCACGAATAGCGAAGGAATGGGGCGCGAGGAAGCGGAAGGCCAGCGTGCCCGCTGGGGAGCCGTCAGCATGCCGATCGTTGGCCGTGAGGACGTTGCCGGTATCGCCATCATGGACCATCCGGACAATGAGGAGCATCCATCCCCTTGGCGGGTGGATTATCAGTTCGGCATAGCGCCGAGCCGTTCTATAGCGGGAGCTTGGCAACTGGCTGATGGTCAATCCTCCACGTCCCGCTATCGCGTTTATGTTTTCAATGGAGATATTCAATCAGCTGCTATAGAATCTAACTGGCAGCGATATTCAGGGAGGCAAGAAAGATGA
- a CDS encoding helix-turn-helix domain-containing protein, protein MKKIPLFYKYLISYLALLIIPLMLIGLLVYNHYVAILQDEITSNHQRMLEQIQDSFDTEIMELHKISAEIAFKPELTPYQLKQNMYNAVKAKNLFLNYTSANAFIKEVFLYIKDQPYIYSGSSTYPASLFIDTFYRYEDWTFEQFTKDMNTLSRPVLRHSEAITSERLTDDRVLTYMVPLPLNSVSPYGSVIFMIEEQTARKMLQGLHENSDGNTIILDDRGELIVSLRDAAYLDQPGFYQSALQLPSGTSTKQVDGKEYAFSTVRSNEFNWTYITMLPIEQFMERVDEVRTRALLSLGMVLVIGSVLIYALMHVSYHPLRRFLLFAGKQWGESYRNLNDVTHAVHKITEEKQSMGRALIDSRLAVHEHMLVTLITGRVTDPEPFMEKAGEAGIRFTKPWLLVVRLAVRDMESFPGQQQSDMLRGMERLMRDRFECYRVVGLEGPVVNYIVAIDSEEGDWAIEMKAVLGGIRELYGIDITAGAGNRRQDIRQLGKSFIEASTALDFRLLKGYNELILYSDIAMQTNLGYTYPRQAIEAMEVLIRQGDTESLKKAVRGILGTIESSAMPLHMVRCICYDMINCIIKEMYRIKGTLDAGKGPYPDVFSLTKFDTIQELAAVIEVMCERLCADIVQAQAESKSAGQKQEMLVYIQNNYHDQQFSVQNMADRFSISASYLKRQFKEQTGKTITDFLNHYRMEQAKHLLRTTDMKLKDIVQRIGYFDVPSFIRKFKQAFQVTPGEYRKLYGSNEHDSA, encoded by the coding sequence TTGAAGAAGATACCGCTGTTCTATAAATATTTGATCTCTTATCTTGCGCTCCTCATCATCCCGCTGATGCTGATCGGACTCCTTGTTTATAATCACTATGTAGCGATCCTGCAGGATGAAATAACGTCCAACCATCAGCGGATGCTGGAGCAGATTCAAGATTCCTTCGACACGGAAATCATGGAGCTTCATAAGATCTCCGCTGAAATCGCTTTCAAGCCGGAGCTGACCCCATACCAATTGAAGCAAAATATGTACAATGCGGTTAAAGCGAAAAATTTATTCCTCAACTACACATCCGCCAATGCATTCATTAAAGAGGTTTTTCTCTATATAAAGGACCAGCCCTACATCTATTCCGGATCGAGCACGTACCCGGCGTCGTTGTTTATCGACACGTTCTACCGGTATGAGGACTGGACCTTCGAGCAATTCACGAAGGATATGAATACCCTCAGCCGGCCGGTGCTCCGGCATTCGGAGGCGATTACATCGGAGCGGTTGACCGATGACCGGGTATTGACGTATATGGTGCCGCTTCCCTTGAACAGCGTATCGCCTTATGGCTCCGTAATTTTCATGATTGAAGAGCAGACGGCACGCAAGATGCTGCAGGGACTTCATGAGAACAGCGACGGGAATACGATCATCCTGGACGACCGGGGGGAGTTAATCGTCTCCTTGCGCGATGCGGCATATTTGGATCAGCCGGGCTTCTATCAGTCGGCGCTGCAGCTTCCAAGCGGGACGAGCACGAAGCAGGTAGACGGCAAGGAATATGCGTTCTCCACTGTCCGGTCGAACGAATTCAATTGGACCTATATCACGATGCTTCCGATCGAGCAATTCATGGAACGCGTCGATGAAGTGAGAACCAGAGCGCTCTTATCGCTCGGCATGGTCTTAGTGATCGGGAGTGTGCTTATATATGCGCTGATGCATGTAAGCTATCATCCGCTCAGACGATTCTTGCTATTCGCGGGCAAGCAATGGGGCGAGTCCTACCGGAATTTGAACGATGTTACACATGCGGTCCACAAAATAACCGAAGAAAAGCAGAGCATGGGTCGTGCCTTGATCGACAGCCGGTTAGCCGTCCATGAACATATGCTGGTCACGTTAATAACCGGCCGGGTGACGGATCCGGAACCCTTCATGGAGAAGGCCGGGGAAGCGGGCATCCGCTTCACCAAGCCATGGCTGCTCGTTGTCCGGCTGGCGGTTCGCGATATGGAAAGCTTTCCCGGACAGCAGCAATCCGACATGCTGCGGGGAATGGAGCGGCTGATGCGGGATCGATTCGAATGCTACCGGGTCGTCGGACTGGAGGGACCGGTCGTCAATTATATCGTTGCGATCGATTCCGAGGAAGGCGATTGGGCAATTGAAATGAAAGCCGTGCTCGGCGGCATCCGGGAGCTCTACGGCATTGATATTACAGCGGGCGCAGGAAATCGCCGCCAAGATATCCGCCAGCTCGGGAAGTCGTTCATCGAGGCTTCGACGGCGCTCGATTTCAGGCTGCTCAAGGGCTACAACGAACTGATTCTGTACAGCGACATCGCCATGCAGACGAACCTTGGCTACACCTATCCAAGACAAGCTATCGAAGCCATGGAGGTATTGATTCGCCAAGGGGACACGGAGTCGCTCAAGAAGGCGGTCAGAGGCATCCTGGGCACCATTGAATCCAGTGCGATGCCGCTTCATATGGTGAGATGCATCTGCTATGACATGATCAATTGCATCATTAAAGAAATGTACCGGATAAAAGGGACGCTTGATGCAGGGAAAGGACCGTATCCCGACGTGTTCAGCTTGACGAAATTCGATACGATTCAGGAGCTGGCAGCCGTTATTGAAGTGATGTGCGAGCGCTTGTGCGCGGATATCGTTCAAGCACAGGCGGAATCGAAGTCCGCCGGGCAGAAGCAAGAGATGTTAGTTTACATTCAGAACAATTATCATGACCAACAGTTCTCGGTCCAGAACATGGCGGATCGCTTCTCGATATCCGCATCGTATTTGAAGCGTCAATTCAAGGAGCAGACCGGGAAGACCATCACCGATTTTCTTAATCACTACCGGATGGAGCAAGCGAAGCATCTGCTTCGGACGACGGACATGAAGCTGAAGGACATCGTGCAGCGGATCGGTTACTTCGATGTGCCGAGCTTTATCCGCAAGTTCAAGCAGGCCTTTCAGGTTACGCCGGGCGAGTACCGTAAGCTCTACGGATCGAATGAGCATGACAGTGCATAG
- a CDS encoding Gfo/Idh/MocA family protein produces MGKKIKIALVGLGFGAEFIPIYQNHPDTELVAICQRSKDNLNLIGDRFNIAKRYTSFEELLQDDSIDAVHINSPIPDHAEQSIAALKAGKHTACTVPMATSIEDCRRIIAAQQESGKNYMMMETAVYTREFLYVKSLRDSGELGRIQFLRGAHQQEMAGWPGYWEGLPPMHYATHAVSPLLALAEKEAERVYCLGSGQIAERLAAVYQSPFAVESALFRLKDSNLAMEVTRSLFETSREYVESFDVYADKKSFEWQQLEAEQPVIFNGEDGARIQIPDYAHLLPEGIRKYTMEGIYDSDENQHLSFKQGSGHGGSHPHLAHEFVMSILEQRAPFPDAFTSANWTCAGLCAHISAMQNGEPVQLPDFRTEFGQ; encoded by the coding sequence ATGGGTAAAAAAATTAAGATCGCCCTCGTCGGCCTAGGTTTCGGCGCAGAATTTATTCCCATTTATCAGAATCACCCCGACACGGAACTGGTCGCTATCTGCCAACGTTCGAAGGACAATCTGAATCTTATCGGTGACCGTTTCAACATTGCCAAACGCTATACAAGCTTCGAGGAGCTGCTTCAGGACGACAGCATTGATGCCGTGCATATCAATTCCCCGATTCCCGATCATGCCGAGCAATCGATTGCCGCGCTGAAGGCCGGGAAGCATACGGCCTGCACGGTGCCGATGGCGACCTCGATCGAGGATTGCCGCAGGATTATCGCTGCCCAGCAAGAATCCGGCAAGAACTACATGATGATGGAAACGGCTGTCTATACGCGTGAATTTCTTTATGTAAAGAGCCTTAGGGACAGCGGAGAACTGGGACGAATCCAGTTTCTGCGCGGAGCCCATCAGCAGGAGATGGCCGGGTGGCCCGGCTATTGGGAAGGACTTCCCCCCATGCATTATGCGACGCATGCGGTAAGTCCGCTGCTGGCGCTGGCAGAGAAGGAAGCGGAACGGGTTTACTGTCTCGGCTCCGGACAAATTGCGGAGCGGCTCGCCGCAGTCTATCAATCCCCCTTCGCAGTCGAGTCCGCGCTCTTCCGGTTGAAGGATTCCAACCTGGCCATGGAGGTTACGCGCTCGTTATTCGAGACGTCCCGCGAATACGTAGAAAGCTTCGACGTCTATGCGGACAAGAAGAGCTTCGAATGGCAGCAGCTGGAAGCGGAGCAGCCCGTCATATTTAACGGAGAAGACGGCGCGCGCATTCAAATTCCGGATTATGCCCACCTGCTTCCGGAAGGAATCCGCAAGTATACGATGGAAGGCATCTACGACTCGGACGAAAACCAGCATCTTTCGTTCAAGCAGGGAAGCGGTCACGGCGGTTCGCATCCTCATCTGGCGCATGAATTTGTCATGAGCATTCTCGAGCAGCGCGCGCCGTTCCCGGATGCGTTCACCTCGGCGAACTGGACCTGTGCCGGCTTATGCGCGCACATATCCGCTATGCAGAACGGCGAGCCGGTGCAGCTGCCTGATTTCCGCACCGAATTCGGACAATAA
- a CDS encoding NAD(P)-dependent oxidoreductase has protein sequence MKSLIVVHPSFDRTWPYAADRFQQQLQKDGDAVLIRLDPHSTQKLGDVADNPESVVRLVLLQVPATLDCLNGFTALEEAVILPGGYEFTPTAELVESLKQRNVRLYSHPSEGFWGQSVSEFALALTLCGLRRIPQTHHEMITSHQPWSYSPPDGIGRPGARGEQFGDDPRFTNGTVEGKRIRIVGAGNIASRYASFVNMLGADVAAWDPFATEPSFHRAGSRKEWHLDRLVQDAEIFVPMVPLTEKTRGLVTAEHIRALPTGTLVVLATRADICDMTELRRRVLADELSLAADVFDIEPLPLNDPLLGRDNVVHTPHNAGRTKEANYLFADKLIDQFLPR, from the coding sequence ATGAAAAGTTTAATTGTCGTTCACCCTTCATTTGATCGTACCTGGCCGTATGCGGCCGACCGGTTTCAACAGCAGCTGCAGAAGGATGGAGATGCCGTTCTCATCCGGCTCGACCCTCATTCCACCCAGAAGCTTGGCGATGTAGCCGACAACCCGGAATCCGTCGTTCGGCTGGTCCTGCTGCAGGTACCCGCGACCTTGGATTGCTTGAACGGGTTCACTGCGCTTGAGGAGGCCGTCATCCTTCCAGGAGGGTATGAATTCACGCCTACGGCCGAGCTGGTCGAATCGCTGAAGCAGCGGAATGTCCGCCTATACTCCCATCCGTCTGAAGGCTTCTGGGGGCAATCGGTCAGCGAGTTTGCGCTCGCGCTCACCTTATGCGGCTTGAGGCGGATCCCGCAAACGCATCACGAGATGATTACGAGCCACCAGCCATGGTCGTATTCGCCGCCTGACGGCATTGGCAGGCCCGGCGCGCGCGGTGAACAATTCGGAGATGACCCGCGGTTCACGAACGGTACTGTAGAAGGCAAGCGGATCCGGATCGTCGGTGCCGGCAACATCGCCAGCCGCTATGCCAGCTTTGTCAATATGCTGGGCGCAGATGTGGCAGCCTGGGATCCATTCGCGACCGAGCCTTCCTTCCATAGAGCCGGATCGCGGAAAGAATGGCATCTGGACCGGCTGGTACAGGACGCGGAAATCTTCGTTCCGATGGTGCCTTTGACCGAGAAGACCCGGGGACTTGTAACCGCCGAGCATATTCGGGCGCTTCCGACGGGAACGCTGGTCGTTCTCGCAACCCGTGCGGATATTTGCGATATGACCGAATTGCGCAGACGCGTGCTGGCCGATGAATTGAGTCTGGCTGCCGATGTTTTCGATATCGAGCCTTTGCCGCTTAATGATCCGCTGCTGGGACGGGATAACGTCGTGCACACGCCGCATAATGCCGGACGCACGAAGGAAGCCAACTATCTGTTCGCAGATAAGCTGATCGATCAATTTCTGCCTCGGTAG